CTGTGAGGCCAGTGTTTAGGTTGACTATCAGAGGGTTATTTTTCCAGTCAAAGGTTGCCAGCAAGTTGAGGAAGCGCAGGAACCCCACCTgtggagagctgcaggcaggacaaAACAGCTCAACATCAGCATTTGCTCTCCTGGCAGCAAAAAGGGCTGCACCAGAGGGTGACTTAGTGAAGGCCCAACCCACATGCAGCCCAGCAAGGGATATCTGTGATAGAAAAGGGAAGTTCAGAATGAATTTGAGACACTTCCCCTTCTCCaaatttccagggaaaatctTTCCCCACTCTTTTGTCTCCTACCTCAGGAAAAAGAATCCAGAAAAACATAAATCATAGCCCCCCTCAACCCCGCCTAGTTACACAATCTCCTGACGCTCTTCCCACCCAGACTCCTGGGTCTGGAACAAGGAGGAGGTGGAGAGAGGGCTGCTCCTATCTCTGGTGCAGGTCTGAACACCAGCCAAGTTCCTAGTGTGCCTCTTCCCCTGCAACATGACACGTGCACAAAGCCAGATAGCTGGGAAGATGGGGATTCTGTTCTTTTAGGAGACAGGAAAACATTCTAGGCATCAAACTGTTCTTCCTGCTACTTTGGGAAAGGAAACTGCACTCCAAGTGCAGGGCAGACTAACCTTTTGACtccacacagaagaaaaacatttcctttaacTTCATTTCATTTCCTCCGGGCCCCATAACATCTGTCTGCCTGGGGCCAGCATTTACCAACACACTGCTTCATTCAGTTTTCAGGGTCCAACCCCTCATCCTTCCCTTGGAAGTCTTCTCCAGGAGGAAGGGAGGCTGAAGCTGCCATCATCACCATAACATCCTTCCTAGGGAAcccaggagccccagcacaCTGGTAGCCACAACACAGCCCTCACCCTGCTTCTCCTGGCCACCACCCCCAGACCAAGTGGCCTCACCAGTCCCCCAGAAGGCACAAGACACCCTGCAGTGGTGCCATCAGCACCTAGAGGCCAGAAGGACACTTGCTCCCAGCCTTACCTTCTCTCCCCCTTTCTCTGCAGTGCACAGTGTAGGGAAAGCCACAGCCCTCAGTGCTAAGTGTCTCCATCTCCTCTGTCAACTCCCAACAGGACTTGGGACAGTATTTTGGCAGCACAGGGGCctcattttccctgctgtgaaCCCTTCTAACACCTCCCATCTGAGCAGCATCCCACCCTTCCTCCATGCCATGtaatgaaagaatgaaaggcATTAAATCCCCACCGGGCCAGCCTGggctcctcatcctcacctgGGTGGTGTGAAGGGGGCTGGGTGGAGGAAGAGAAACGCCACAAGCAGGTCCACACACTCCTCAGAGATGCTGTCGCTCAGGAGCTGGGCGCTGATCCAGCGCTTGGCCAGCCGGGACGTGCTGCCAAACacagggtgctgctgctggagcctgtgAGGAGGGAGACATGCCACTGCTCAGCCCACACACCTCAGGACCCACAGCAGCCTCTTGGCATTGGCGAGAAAGAAGAGCGGAGCAAAAATCTGCAAGGAACAGTTACACAGCATCACAAGCACAGAGACTTTCTGCAGATGctgagattttggggggaagaagggaaaatgctgCCTCATGCTCCTCTCTAACTAtgctgcattttaatatttgtctCCCCACACCAGTGACCTCAGGGTGACCACTGGTGCCACCCACACCTGCATCCCTCCCTTAATCCTTCCAAAGAGCCTCTCACAAGGTTGGCTGATGGGTCACTTCCCACAGCAAGCTCCTCTACCCACCATCACTCTCCAAGATCCAAGGGCACCTCCATGCTGGTTTCCAGCCATGTCCCATGTTCTGACCCCTCAGGTACTTTCTGCCTCACCTACCCATGCAGCGAGCTAGTTAGATAGGGCAGATGCAACgtttccagctccagctgccgAGATTCCTCTGTGTCCTGGTACTTCAGCATCCCTTCCGGAGTGACCACTTCTTTCAAGATCAGGGGCTCCCGGTGGTAGGCTACTTGGAGACGGAAAACATAGCCGTCCTGAGATGGGAGCACAAAGCAAAGTCAGGCCTGATGGTGACATAAGCAGCATGATGTGTGTTATGTTGCCCCTCAGGGATACAACAGCAGCATCCTGACATCAGTGCAGTCTCACTACACTCTTTCCTAGGCCCACcatacaaatattatttttgtccAGTGAGACCACTGCCACAGCCCTCCACCGCGGTAAGGTCAGGCCTGGAGAAGGTTCCAGGGATCCCCCTACCTTGTACACATCAGTGTGGGTGACTGCAGGTCTGCAAaccagctggtgctgctgccggAGGAGCTCAGCCAGCTGGAGGTGGAAAGCAGCCTTGATGCGCTTGATGGCTCCTTTGTCCTGTGGCCACTGGCCACTGCCTTCCATGTGGCAGATAACTGGGGACAAAGGGATAGCAGGCGGTCAGTGAATCCCACAGAGAAACAAGGTGTTGGACAGGGGTGTCTGGAACTACAGGTTACAGCACAAGGGCGAGAGGagacagggctctgctcctgcctgtggcacACCAATACAGCAATAACAGAGCCAGGACTGATGCTGGCTTCCGCTTCCCTCCAACAGATCATCTCCCACTCACATCTCACCCCACTTACTCTTCAAAGGAGTTATGTAGGCTGGGCAGGGTTTCTCCCCTGACGGAAGCAGGAAGTGCTTGCTTCTGTTATGGAAGGAATAAATTGGCTTCATAGGAATGGGAGGAAAGACCTGAAAGAGAACAGCCACCCAGCAACTGAGAACAGGGAGCAGAAACCTCTTGGCAATGTGTATTCCCTCACCCAAACCTCCCACACCAGCAAAGCCCTCCAGTACAGAGGGTTTGGTCAGCTTGTGCACAGCCAGCCCAAAGAACGGAACAAAGCTATATATGGAACAAAGAAGAGGCACCATATTGCCCCAAGGGCTCTCAGGAGCCACAAAACCAGAGAATGACTCATTTTCTCAGTCCTCCCtcaccccagctccctgcagaccCCCAGGCATGGGGGGACACTCACGTCTGTGTAGCGGAGGGCTGGGTGGACACCCTGCACAGCCGTCACCGTCAGCGGCAGCTCCTTCAGCTTCCACAGTTTGCGGCTCAGGTCATCGTAGGAGCAGACAACACTGACCATGGCCTCCTCGCCTGTTCCCCCTGCCTGCGGACACACAGGGAGCCTCTCCAAGcacctctcctgctcctgcactcATCTCACCTCTCTCATGGGCTGGCATCACAACCAAGCTCCGaggagccagcactgccaccccagggagcagcttcTGGCAAGAGCGCTCAGCAAAACTGGGAGGtaaaaaagagagcaaagaCAAGGGCAAGGCTGTCTGTGACTCCCCAGCAGCCTCAGGTATCCCAGAggcaaataaattttttttcttttgcaagacACCAAGGCAGCACCAAGAGCTGTACTGACAGCAATCACTATAGTAAAGGAGAAGCCAAGAATGCTCGGGGAATAAAGAGATCATACACTGGCAAGGTGAGAGCCCTGCTACTGTCTCCCCAGCAGTTACCATGATGCCAACAGAGGCAGCAGTTAACAGAAAACTCCACTGACTACATCCTTAGCCAAGGCAGATGTGGCACGTGGcaaaagcaaagacagaaaacattCAGAGCATCACAGGAACCCCGCAGAGGGCAGCAGAGAAGCACCAGAGGGAGAATTGGTGCTGCCCTTCCAGCTTCCACCTCCCCAAAtaacagcagagcagcctgaacAGGGAGGACACATTAGGGACACCAAACCACCCAGCTCAGAGGCAGCTGAGTCACACAAGGAGCCAACCTGCCTGGAGTTTTCCGACCTGGGCTCTCTGGCGGAGCAGCAGCACCCTCTGCGGGTGTGCCATGAACCACAAACCCTGTCCTGCTTGTGGCTGCACCCTTCCTCTGCCTTCATCCTACACATCCACACATTGCTGgctccccaggctgcctgcacaCAAAGAGGTGGAGAAGCAGGTACCGTGCACCCACCACCCCACACTCAACAGCAACCTTCTCCCTTGCTCCTCAAGGACTGGCAACAATGGAACCCCTCAGGCCCCAGGAAAATGCATCCCCTATCAGACTGGGGTGTATCAGCTAACCCCAGACCAGCCTGAAGGGACACAGCACACAGACCTTTCTGCCTCACCACACAACAGGCTGTGAAAACCTGCATCTCATCCCAAATCTGACACCCAGCTCCGCCCAGACTGCAATTGGTCCTGGCACAGGAGATCCTTTCCACTAAATGTGTGCCCCTTCAATCTGAAAAAGTGGAAaggaaacaatttcttcctccaTCCAACAACCAGGTAAAGAGCTAGTTGTACTAATGCCTTTTTGGGACTACCTAAAAATGGAGGCTAGATAAAATTCAGGGAATAAAAAATGgttatatttattgaagggccttcaggtacattcTCAGGCAGATAAAGCCCCCCCAGGGGGCTACACCCCAAAATGGACGATGGGTCATGTTTTCATGACCGAAAGTTTTCATACTTTTGTAAGTTTGGTTCATTTGCATTTAGGGGGTTAATCTTCCAATTATAGCTTCAGATAATGAAGACATTTACTGCAAGTTTGCTCCCTCCTCAGCTtactttttttaacatttctcagGGCCTGAGATAGTAAGGTGTCCTTGATTTCCAGGCCtagagaggaatttttttttctaaccaAAGTGTGAAGACAGTAGATAATACTCTATATGGAGTTTAAGAGTTAAacactaaagaactgcaggattacaaatagatgaaaaatattaacaCTAAAATCCTAAAGCATCAGTACAAAAAGACCAACAAAGTGTGCCAAAGTGCTCATGGCTCATCTCCAGACTTTAATTTCACaagctgaaaagcagaagttGTAAGGAGAGACATTTCCCAGCCTCTGAGATGCATCTCTTCTGTCTGAAAGTggagtttctttgttttggctGCACTTTCAGAGGGACCACAATCTAGCACTTCACTATATGCCAGGAAAGCTCCTTTTCCTGGTTTTGCCAGCTGGACCTAAGGGATGGCagcacagaattacagaattatcTGGCCCATGTCCTGAAGGATGCAGTATCTCAGAGGAGCACTGTGGGACAGTAATATATGCTCAGGCAGTGGACAGAGGGGAAAAGCAGTGAGAACAGGACAGTGGGGTGTTTGCAGGGGAAAATGAGGTCTGGGGGATGCTAAAACAAGAGGATTTCAGCAGTTGTGCATTGGTTGCCATGAATGACTTGGTGGATCCTTACCCTTACTACATTCTCTTGGGAACCACACAGCTGTTTCAGTGCCACTCAAACGACCTCCCTACAGCCCTTCCCTCACTGCTCTTCCTGGacagagccccagccccactgggGAAGCAGTCATACCTCTTTCCCAGGCCTGATCACAGATTCCAGCAGGGCTCCTGGGTAGCAGACGGAGGACTCAGGAATGTCCGCATGGCTATGTAGGAGAAGACAACAGAGCATTAGAGCTACAACATGCCAGCTTATTAATCTTATTGACACTGCATGGGTCAATTAATCCTACTGACACTGCTCAGCCCAAGGATGAGCAATCCCTCTCTAAAGGAAGGTCCTGGTGAAAAGACAAATCTCTGCGCATTACAGCCTTGCCCTTGTCTTTGCTCTCTTTCTTACCTACCCAAATAATCCACCCACAGTGCACCAGTAACTTGTGCAGCTTCACAGGATGCAAAGCCAAAGCCACCAATGTGCAGCCTTCCCTCACAAGACACATCCTCAAGTTAGGACAAAGAGGCACAGGCAAACCCTCCTTTCTGTGCAAGAGGGCCTCAGCTTTTGGCAGATGGCATAAACTGCTGCAGAGGCATTCCAATGCCATAGGAAAGACACAATCTTGTGAACTATTACAAGGTCTCAGAGGATTTCACAAAAATGTCCTGCAAGGTCCAGACAGCTTCTCTTCCAGCTCTGAGGAGTGTCCTGGCATCCTACCCACATGGTAAGGGCAGGACCATGTTGCCTGCCTGCCTTTTGCATTACATCCAGCAGAGGCTACAGCACCAGATGCTTGCCCGTCCCACCCGTTTTTGGGAAGCAGCTCACAACTTCAGGACAATTAAAATTCTCACAAATCTGAAACAACCCACAACACCCCACAAAGCATGAAGCTGACAATGGGGTcaccagggacaggacacatGGCAGGAGCGACACATGGAGCaacccacagctgctgctcagtgcaACTTACAGCTTCAGCAGGTGCCTGATGATCTGCTCAGGAATGAGGCGCTTctggcaggcagtgctggcctcCCACACCACAGCCTCACAGATGCTGCCATCCTGGAACCGACGCAGCTCTGACTTCTCTCCCCAGAAGGTCCGGAACGCCAAGGCCTGTGGGGAGGACATTGACCAagccagagcagggacaaaGGTCATTTCTGGGCCAAACAAAACCTTCCCAAGATTACCAGCCAGCCTCCCAGCTGTCTTCaaccacagcacagcaccagctTTGCTCTCACTCAGCACAAGCAGGGCTCTCCTCACCTCGGGGTGATCAGCCTGAGGACCCTTCTCCAGTGTACTGGCAGCAAACTCTGGGACAAACAGGAGGCCAAATGTCAGGGGCCCAACATCCTTGTGTTTTGGGGGCTCAGCATCAATTGGCCACTGTGGGAAAATGAGGAACATGAGGCACAAGGAGAGATGAGGTTTCTGGAGCAGTAGCTGCTGGGATATTGGAGTGCTAGATGAATCTCCTGCTATGTTCTCCCAGACAAGCATAGACAGGGAAAGTCTCATCTAATAGGTCTCCTCAATGACAAGAAAAGCTGTCTTCACCCTGCCTCATTACTGGACCAGGACTTGTGCCCAGACCAAGCAAGACAGCCCAGTGCAtcccacagacacagctgcatcccacagcacagTGCAGGGCCTCAGGTTCCGTATTCCCATCAAGGGGAGACAAGCCTGTCTCCTTCCCCAGTGAGCAAGGATGCCCTTCCTGTGCTCTGTAGCGCCACAAGAGACAGTTGAGACCCCACAAGCTGCAAAGGATGCAGTGTCATCGCCAAGCTGCATTACCTCAGGGACCTGGGGCAGGGAGTGAGCCACAAGCTGTGCTCTCTGGGACAGACCCCGTGCCAGCAGCGAGACAACGAAGGGCAGGGCCGCAGCTACGTAGTTCCCACCCCGATCCATCAGCTCATTCAGTAGCTGCATCTTCTTGCAGGTACCCTGCAGCTTGGAGACATGCTTCAGGCTACAGGGAAGAAGAGAAGCTGGTCACCTACCTCTGGCACCAAATCCTTTCTGAGAGAGGGCTCTGTTAGAGGATGGATAAAATGGGGAACAGAGGGTCCTAGCCCAGGATGGGTGCTACAGGAATGCCTTCTGGCATCTCAGGACATGCTGGTTATTGTTTCCAAGGCTTAAACATTGCTCCCCTCCTCTGGGAGGCTATCTAGACAGTAAAAGTGGAACAAGCCAGTGCAAGAAGGCACCAGTGTCTGTTTCAGAGCTTAGCAGAGCTACTTCCCACCAGGTAAGTTCAAATCTAACCCAGACCAAAGCCAGAATCAGCTCACTCGTCTTTGAGCAGGCTGCCTCACCACTACCCAACCAGCATAGTGAGACTCACTGGAAGATGTGGTCAAAAGTCCTGAGCATGGGCTTCTGGGTCATGAGCAGCACTTGAAAGCCATCCACCATCCGGTCATCCAAAATCTCCATAGAGCGCTTGGCTTCGAACTGAACCTGAGCAAGGAGGGAAGGCAGTGCAGGAGCATGAAtgcaaagggagaaggaaagcaaaTCCCTCCAGCAGTGGTCACTTGTGCTCCCCCATCAACGAGGGTCAGCCCAGTTCCATGGTCAGCAGCACACCCTGATCCCAGTCTCTGTCCTTAGCATGAAGCCAAGTATCAAACATCTCTCACTGGTGGTCATAGTCCCTTCTTGATATCCCTGACATCaaggtcatttttttttctctcctacaGAACAGTTACATCTGCTAAACAGCTTCACCCAAAGGTGCACACAAAGAGGGAAACAACTTTCTCACACCACTTGAGCAAGACTGGCAATGCAGCACTACATCTACGTCTCCAAGCTTCAAAGCTAGAGATGTTAAAAGCTTAGAAAACCTCAATGAATGCCCTCCCTTAGTCCTACATCCTCCTCAAAGACATCTAACCATTTTCTGCCTGTCTGAGCTCACTCCTAGGACAGCAACTCAAGAAGCCACCACAACCTGCGCGGTACCTGGTGGTATTTGCTGGCAGTCATATCAGCACAGAGATTGACCAGTCCAGAGGGATCCACAAAGACCACTTCAAATGCCTGGTGGAAATCAtccaggacaggctggaaaagcaaacacagtCCTTAGTGCTGCAGCACATCACACACACCAAGACACCCCAGAACTGCTGCCATCTGCCATTCCTGCAAGGCACATcccagccagcaggagcagtggcAATACCGACAGACACAGGCACAAGACCACTCAGAGAGCTGCTTACCAGGGAGGGATCAGCATCCTTGGCTAGACTGATCCCTGTCACACTCAGGTCAGTGGTGGCTGTGGACAGATAGGAAGGAACAAGTCACACCACCATCCACATTTCTCCCCCTGGTGACAGTGGCACAGTTATGTGTCAATACCATCAGGGTCTCACAAAAGTCAACAGTGTTACAATACAATGCTGGCCCCCCGCCCTATGATGGGAATTCCCCACCTCACTGCAAGATGCaccatccagccctgctctgttgATTCATCCCCTCCTGTCCATCCCACCCACAGGGgctcagcacagaagaaaagccACAATGGCCTCTCTGCCTCTTCCCCCACTGTGTTCAGGCTTTGTGCCTGAACACCAACCTTTCCCTGTCCCTAGAGACCCCTGGAAGCTCACACAGGAACTGCAGAGTGCTCCTCAACACCTGGTAGCCACTCATCATCTTGACAATCTTGCGCTTCATCAGCAGGTATGCAACAAGCATGGAGACCAAGAAGCCACTGAAGCACCCCAAGCCCTGTGAAAACAGAGGTAACACAACCCCATGGCAACCCACAAGTTAGGTTTTCATGGAGACCCCATCCTAACACAGTTCAAAGCAAAGCTACAAGCCACCACCCCACCCATCAGGACCAAAGCACCACCCTTCTGCCAAAGGAAGGAGAGCAGGCCAAAGGCAGGTTAGCCAGGTAAGCAGAGCCCACCTCGGCACAGGACATACCTTGCTGAGCTGCCGCTGGTTCAGCCAAACTTTGAGGAGGGCCAGGCCATCTTTCATGCCTGGGAAGTCCGTGGCTGCATTAGACAAGAAATGCAGGTGGGAGAGCATCACGGTGTCACAGAGGATGGAGTTGTTGTAGTGTGGGGTTGGGGGCTCGGTGGCTCCTGTATGGAGAGATGACAGCATGTTGGACCCAACCACCAACCGCCTGCCCACAGAGAAGGGCTGCCGTGAACCCAGCCACAGGCACCGGGGGCAGTCTCTGCCTGAAACAAACAGCCTCATGttcccccagcccaggccatACCTTCTTTGGGGGTGCTCTGCTCCATGAACCAGGCAGTCCGGACATTGTTCTTGCTGGGATAGA
This sequence is a window from Vidua chalybeata isolate OUT-0048 chromosome Z, bVidCha1 merged haplotype, whole genome shotgun sequence. Protein-coding genes within it:
- the NOL6 gene encoding nucleolar protein 6 is translated as MAGSPEAAEEAEQGPEPPAGVVVRRGKRAVPTAAAPQPAKLSRAELYKPPTSEELTQLKETEDLFHSSLLRLQIEELLKEVTLKEKKKKKIDAFLHEINSLLSTIPETPETDLTDQAWLSKDVKVPFLQVPFNVKGKFRFVPPAELKVVGSYLLGTCVRPEINVDIAVIMPREIFQDKDNLNQRYHRKRALYLSHIAQHLSKEKLFGSVKFAYMNSNHLKPILLLRPQGKDEKIITVRLHACPDSDLFKPSRFYPSKNNVRTAWFMEQSTPKEGATEPPTPHYNNSILCDTVMLSHLHFLSNAATDFPGMKDGLALLKVWLNQRQLSKGLGCFSGFLVSMLVAYLLMKRKIVKMMSGYQVLRSTLQFLSTTDLSVTGISLAKDADPSLPVLDDFHQAFEVVFVDPSGLVNLCADMTASKYHQVQFEAKRSMEILDDRMVDGFQVLLMTQKPMLRTFDHIFHLKHVSKLQGTCKKMQLLNELMDRGGNYVAAALPFVVSLLARGLSQRAQLVAHSLPQVPEWPIDAEPPKHKDVGPLTFGLLFVPEFAASTLEKGPQADHPEALAFRTFWGEKSELRRFQDGSICEAVVWEASTACQKRLIPEQIIRHLLKLHADIPESSVCYPGALLESVIRPGKEAGGTGEEAMVSVVCSYDDLSRKLWKLKELPLTVTAVQGVHPALRYTDVFPPIPMKPIYSFHNRSKHFLLPSGEKPCPAYITPLKIICHMEGSGQWPQDKGAIKRIKAAFHLQLAELLRQQHQLVCRPAVTHTDVYKDGYVFRLQVAYHREPLILKEVVTPEGMLKYQDTEESRQLELETLHLPYLTSSLHGLQQQHPVFGSTSRLAKRWISAQLLSDSISEECVDLLVAFLFLHPAPFTPPSSPQVGFLRFLNLLATFDWKNNPLIVNLNTGLTDSDCTEIKNKFVAARTRLPVMFLATPKDQWSSMWTRERPSAQILQRLVLLASESLRALEEQLMDPLSDQDVKMVFRPPLDFYDVLIHLNPNQIPRLLESVDRPVKSVSRGVVKNSSATNILFPVVDYDPVQLYLQELRNAFDDLALFFYDKHGGEVIAVLWKPLSFQPQPFKVSSMRGRKLTTLNNELVCVPNVEAILEDFEILGEGLVKSVEARTEKWTI